The following are from one region of the Desulfobacteraceae bacterium genome:
- a CDS encoding integration host factor subunit alpha, with protein MALTKHDIVDSIQESFGFSRQKTIDAVESLLELIKSALGKGEDVLISGFGKFCVHEKKARRGRNPATGDEMILPPRKVVGFKCSGKLRDRINAGQ; from the coding sequence ATGGCCTTGACCAAGCACGACATTGTCGATTCTATTCAGGAGAGCTTCGGGTTTTCAAGACAGAAGACCATCGATGCGGTCGAGTCGCTCCTGGAGTTGATCAAATCCGCCCTGGGCAAAGGGGAAGACGTGTTGATCAGCGGATTCGGCAAATTCTGTGTTCATGAAAAAAAGGCGCGCCGAGGGCGAAACCCGGCAACCGGGGATGAAATGATCCTGCCGCCGCGCAAAGTCGTCGGTTTCAAGTGCTCGGGCAAATTGCGGGACAGGATAAATGCCGGCCAATAG